DNA from Taeniopygia guttata chromosome 28, bTaeGut7.mat, whole genome shotgun sequence:
TTCAAGATGGTTAATATTGAAGGGCAGGTTGGTTTCCGAAGAGCagggtttgttttatttttttttttttttggaaggggaatgtttttatttttttgtttcaagcaACAACAGGAAGCAGAAGTACCGTGCAGTCAGTTGGCAAAGAAATTCCGGATcgggggaagaaaaaaaattcagggatggggagaaaagaaaaaagtagcAAAAAACACAGGTCAGTAAATACATAAGGAATATGTAGTGTTCCATCAGTCAGATTTATAGAATTCTACATACAATAACTTGCTTACAGAAACAGTTAATAGGTTTTACCTAGTGGAACACAATGAtaaagaaaaggcatttttacTTCAGATATACAAAGGAGTAAGAGACAGTATCCCTCCAGAGTGACTTCAATAGGCTGCAATAACCAATTCAATAGCAATGGCATTCCctaaaattcaattaaaaatatcttctctgTTTACAATCATTGACTTCATGTCACAAACAGCTTCATTTGCTGCTTTGGGGTCAGGAACCACAGGAAGCAATCCATGCCATAATACCTGGCTGGGAAGAAACAAGGAACGTCCACCTTGGATATCAACCACTGCTTTAAACAAACAGATTATGTGGATGAGCAGCTGTACTGCCACAAATCCCACTCCAAGGTCTGCTGGAAACACTCAGATAAGGAACTGGTACCTTATTTGTAGAGGACTGTTCCCTTCCTGCTCTGTGGCCTGACCTCACCGTGCAGAAACTCAAAGTGCTGGGTCACCACAAGCTGAAATGTGTGGACTGCTCCCACtcttgtgaaagaaaaaaatggagccATTTCAGCTCCCATGATTCCCACTCAGGAAAACCCCACGGCAGCGCAGTCACTCCAGGCAATACTGTCTCTTCACTAACTGGTTGTGGCACAGGTAAGTTTCTACAACACTGATTATACAGGCAGTGGAAAAAGTTTCATGTCTGTTAGTTCACAGCTTCAGTCCAAGTCCCAAAGTCTCTCTAGCCCAAAGACAAGCTGGATGGAGAGTGAAGAGCTCCTCAAAAAAACACAGGGCATGAAGTAACTGCTTGCTCCTGCCTAAACAGAGCTGTGAGAAATCTGAGAGGTGCAGCACAgccccttgtcctgccactaCCATCCAGGCACCCAACAGCTTCCTGGGAACACACACTTGGAAGCATCACACTGGTCAGGGATAATGACCAGGGTAGAACAAACCAAAGATGAGAGTCCCTGGAATGGCAGAGCAGTTCCCAGGCAGCATGAGCAGCAAATCCCAAAACTGTTCCACAGCCCCTGCTGTTATTTCATGCCCTGGAGAGAACAGCAATGACAGGTAAGAGCAGTCTGAAACATGATCCAATTGGTTCATCTCATTAAGAGTTAAAACATTTTGATCATTCATCACATCCAGGCTTCCCCTTTGATCCAAAGAGGTTTTGTGGCGACTCTGCCATCACTGGTAAGTTTTACAGCTTTGCAAAGTGTGCACAGTCACACCAGTTACAGCTCCTCAGCAGAGCCTCATTACTCTGCTGAACACCAGAGGTTCTACACTTTCAATCCAACCAGATCCAGGGGCTGACTGAAGGAAAATTCAAGCCCCCCATATCCAATTCCCTTATGGTGCTGTCTTTCATTAAACAAAGTTTTTGTTCAAATATTACTTGCGTTGTTTTTAGAGAAATCCAAATATTTCAACTCACTCAGTTAAGCAGAATTGAAAATGTAAACTGTGAGCTGTTAAAGGGTTTAGCTAAGGAAAAACTTCCAAGAATCCTGGAAGGGGGAAATGTGCAAGCACATGGCAGAGGAAATACTGCACAGGTACAAGGTCAAGCTAGCAGGGATCCAGACACTACACAGAAAGAGCAAAGATCAGCATGAAGCCTCTCTGTAGTTCTGAATTAATGTATTAAAAACTACAACATGCCAAAGAAAAGGAATGGACATGGCTATTCTGTGACCCAAATGACACTATTCCATGGGAATGGTGGGGAGACTCCACACagaagagggaggaagggacagGCATTGTAGTCTCTGGGGCGACAAGAGCAGGCAGGCAGCATCCTTGGCTTTGAACCAAGGAAGAGCAATTTCAATCTGAGATGGACTTTCCCATTTCCCTTCAGCAACTAGAGtactgctctgccctgcacctGGGGCTGTCAGAGCATGGCAGCGGCTGCTCTAGCAGGGCTGCTTCCTTTGGATACAGCAGGATTTCACTTTCAATGAATTTCAGCCCAATCCGTGTTCAGAAAGTGAAAGCAGAGATAAGAGGAAGGAGaacaaaaaaagtaaagttAGGACTGCACTAACCTCTGGGATCAGATTGCTAACCAGCAGCACGGAGTGCCCTGTCCCAGACAGGCCGGGAATGGCAATCCGTCCTGCTGCAGCcgccgcagctgctgctggaatagCCAAAGGAGCTAGTGCTCCAGGAACACTTGGAACTGTCAGGCCTGGAAATTAAAGAATATTAACCAGTAAAGAATTAACAGAACGTACTCTAGTGTATTTGCTGCACCAGAAGGGAGAACAGCACACTCTCTGAACCATGCAACATTCCCCAAAGTGCCCATGTAATCCTAAGGGCAACAGGAGCCTCCGCTTCTGGTGCTGCAGGAAATGTTCTGGATTCTAAGAGGATTTGCTCttgcagtgcctggtgctgaGCAGGTGCCTCAGCACTCTCGAGCGTGTTTCACAAGCAGCGGATGAGCACAaagcctcagctctgctgtgcagggcaggtgtCACACATGGGGAGTGGGGAGGGTCCGTCCAACCAGGGCATGCACAACGTGCTCTCGTCACGCATGCAACCACCAGGTAccctgtgccaccagcaccCAGCTCTCCTGAGTGACAACCACTGCAGCTGGATTGACAGGCATTCCTAGACAGCTCCAGTACCAGCTGGCACCTCCTGTACCAGCCCTTCAAGGGCAAGAGCTTTAGAGCTCAGGAGACAACTGCTAGTAGTCAATTCCATGGATTAATCCCCAAAGCAGCCCTTCTTGTttcctcagcagggctggatgtTGCCAAAACAGCAACGCCTCAACAGCCCACTCTGCTTGTTTGTCGTAAGCAAGGAAATTCCATCATGTTCCCACAGAGCCAACATGGCTCGGAATGCTGAAAACCCCGGGATGGCTTGTTTAGGCTGGCACTCCTGCAAGCATGTTCAGCACCTCCAGTTTTCAGACTCTTGGCTACTTCTGGAAGCAGTAATCATCTGTTACCTACAGCATGAGCTGTGAACTTCAAAGTTCACCTTAAATATCAGCCTTCtcaaaatatttaggaaaaaaatggacaaaTTCCTTGCTTCTGACCACATTTACAGCTAAATAGAGGTCCCAATCTCTGTAATGACATGAGGAAATTCAAAGCACAAGAACTTGTATCTCCTCACCACTTCCCcaaattatttcaaagtttGCCTTTACTGTTCCTCCCACCCTGCTTTATGCATTTTCTTCCCATCACCAGGACATTGCtcagaggtgctgcagctgcacacagaaTTTTTACTGAGGTGATGTACTGGCTCACCATCCCTTCCATGTCTAAATGCCAATATTTAGAATTTACATGGctaacccaaacaaaaccatcactattttgatttaaaacatGAAGGTGGCTTCAGCTACAGAAAACCTACATAAAATTTCAACTTACGAAATACAGTACCTGTAGCCTGAGGAATGGCAAAAGTAGGAGGAAAGCCAGCTCCAGCATATGGAGGAGAGATTATTCCTGGGGCACCTGGGAAAGATGGACAAATTATAAAAAATGCCCAACAGCTGGAAAACTCTAAACTTCACAGAACAATGtaatattctgagctggaagagaccaACAAGGATTATCAAGTCCAGGTCTTGGCTTTACACAGGACAGACCAAACAATCCCATCATGTGACAcagagtgttgtccaaatgcttctctaactctgtcaggcttggtgttgtgaccactgccctgggaagcctgctcagtgcccagccaccctcttctatctaatctaaacttaGCCAAAATGTCTTGATCTGCCCTTCAACAGAAGCATTTAGCTGAAAGCTAAGCCATAAAACACAACCAGCAATTCAAAAATGTCTCTCAGGTAACAATGGACTTCCAGAGATCACCAAAACAATTCTTGGGCAAACACCAGGTGGCACCAGAGGCACCGAGCACGGGATTTGGCACTAATCTGATCCTCAATGATCCCCAAATGTTCTGCCTCGGTTACACTCTATTCAAAGCATTTGACCAAATACACCAGGATGACatcccctccccttctcctgaCACACTGTCCCAAACGACTGTGCTTGAGATTGCCCAAAAAATCACCAACAGGGGTATAAGCAAAAATTCTATTTAATATTAAACTACAAAGGACAACAGTTGGCAAAATTCGTTGTCAAGATTCACTCTAGTACTTAAAAGGACAACTAAGGCACaacaagcaaaagcaagcaacaacaaaaccaaacaaaatccagGCAATCAAAACTGAAAGGAATTAAGTCTACCTaggtgtgcgtgtgtgtgtgcaaaAACAGTGTAAACAATGATGAAAAGGAATGCTGCCTAAAGCTCAACACTTCAACTTAACAGTACTTCAACTTGACTTATATCTAAATTTAGAGCTTAACCATAACAATCTGTAAGAGAAATAACACTTAACAGCATTTAGCCTAAATTATAACTTGACCTAGCTTTCAGATTTGCTACAGTAAATATGAAAAGGGTATGCACGCAGACAGAAACAGTCAGTGCAAGATAAGGCACCTTTGGAAAAATATCCCTCAGAAAGAGCTGAGCCCAGGTGGTGTTTGCAAGGACAGGTCTAACAAGCACTTCTCAGAGCACAGTGAGAATGAAAAGAAGCCGGGGAGTGCAGGTGGGAGGGTTCACCacgacacacacacacccatgAGCTGGCTTTGTCCCGTTCCCACTTGCTGAGCACTCACCAAAAGCAGCTGCCATGGTCTGGTCCAGAGTgggctggctgtccccagagGGCAGGTCTGGGCGGGTGTAGTCTCTGCTCTTGTCATTATTGTACTTTACATTGAGACTTGTGAGCTTGGAGAAGTCGATGCGCAGCGTGCAGCAGGCGTTGTAGATGTTCTGTCCATCCAGAGACTGCGAGGAAACAAAACCAGTCCTCACCCAAATGCACTCAGACCAAGCTCACAGCAATTGCTCTCTGGAGAGGGAAGGTGTTAGGccatcccacagctccaccTGAGAGCAGGTATCTCTGCTTCATTCAGCCTctccagcagcctccaagtCACATATGGGAGCAATTCCTTCCCACTCTTGCTCTGTCCTTGGGTAATGCTGGTGTCAAGCCCACCCTGAGCTTGGATTAAACAAGGCAAACCCAACTGAGAGTAATCCAGGTATACAGCACTCACCAGTTTGGCATGCTGAGCACTCATGGGATCAGCATATTGCAACAGGGCCTGAAACTGGTGATTCTTCGTGAATGTGATGATTTTCAAAACTGTACCAAATTTGGAAAAGATCTGCAAGATAATATTTGCGTATCTTGTTATCACATTTCCAGTAAGATAATTTCATACTGATCTCTTATTACAAGCAGAAACAAAAGTCTTTTCAGCCTGTCAGCTTTCACCTGCAGCATTGAAGGTTTTAAACCACACTGTGGGCATTGCTTGACTGGCATCATGGCATCGGCCTAGAACACACCAGAGTGGCCAAACTGCTGCTCCCTAAGTACAGGTTGTTTATTCTGGGTTATTAAACAGGAATATCCACAACAACCTTCAGGAACTCAACCTCTTCCAGAAATTTCAGGAATTCTTAAATGCAGTCAAGCCTGCAGTTTAAACATGAAGATAACATTAAGCAATCAAGCAGACAGAAGCAACTTTCCAAACTGGCCACTGCCTAAATAACTCCTGGACATTGTATTTGTTTCCCTAGACGCAGCAgaaggatgaggagcagctACTTTTGCTAAAACTTAAAGATAACCTGAAGAACTGTAATTGATCCAATAAAATGGACCAGGACTcaaatatttggaaattaaAATCATGCAAGAGGTTAAAACTAGCAGCACTCCTGCAGGTGTATGGTCTCCAGGGGAGTCTGACAGCTCTGTCCAGAACTTGCACTGTACAAACACAAACCACAGACTTTTCAACTACACCAACGCACCGATTGCTGCTGCCCCTTCCTCCAGGACAACCTTCAAGCAGTTGTGGCAACATGTTTTACCTGGTGCAGAACATCTAGAGTGACAGGGTAGAAGAGATTCTCCACAATGATCCTCAGGACAGGGCTCTGGCCAGCCATCGCCATCCCTGCATCGACGGCCGCAGCCGTGGCGGCCAGCGCCACAGCCCCGGCCTGCACCTGGGTCACGGCTTGCAGAGCTGCTTGGGCACGCTGCAGGACCAAAAAAAGCTGTTAGACCCACACTTCTGCTTCCAAAAAACACACAGTCAGCTCTCCTTGAGCTCCCTCTCTGCTAACAGCCTGCTGGACTCAGCAGTGAGCAGAACAGCCAGGTGCGGCACATTTGAGACAGTGCCCATAAAGACCACCCCAACCAGTAAGGGCAAGGCAAAAATACAAACTAAATCAACCATGCACTACCTATGCTAAGGCAAAACCTTGCTCTGCATAACGTGTTGCAGCAATATTATCCCATTTtttagaaaaagggaaaaccaggAATTTTCTGAATCCATCTCCTGAATCCTAGACAAGGTGATGAGACTGAAAGATTGATGCACATTTGCCATAGGGAGCCAGAAGTGACAAGTGCCTGGGGGTTCTGCAGAGCCTCCTACCATACAGGACTCTCATGCTCCAGCTGTGAGAGGCACCCAACAGCAGCATTCCATCTGCACAGCACCAGCTGCTCTGATCCTGACTGGAATCAGCTCAAAAAGCGAGAGCAGACAAAGGATCTCAAGCCAGCAGCAGAGATCTGGCTACGTgtgtcccccccccccgctGGGATGACAATGCAGAGAACAAACTGACTGCTTGGTTTGGAGAGTTGTCCGTCTTCAGCTCCTTGTGGTTGGAGAATTGGATGTAGATGGGCTGGCTCCGGAGCACCGGAGTGACTGTGGTGTAGTAGTTCACCATGGTGTTGGCTGTTTCCTCCGTGTTCATCTCTATGAAAGCCTGGGAAGTGAAACCCAACACGGACACGTCACACCAGGACAGCACCAGGTCACCCTGAACCTCTGGCGGAGCCATAACGGGACTGAGTTTTCACAATTGCATTTACACATGTGGTTTTGCACACAGAACTGTTTAAAATCCAACTAAAAGTAGAACAAATCGGGATCTTCCCTCTCCAGACTGATTTAATGTCAAGCTTCAGTCTCACCCTAAGATCTCCATGCTGTGTGTACTTAGATGTAAGTGTCTGCAGGAACATAAAAATAGAGCAACAATCCAGCCTCTTCACTTTTCTCCAGGGCAGGAAGCCCCCCCATTGCTCCATACCCTTAGAGGCTTCTCTCCTTCAGAAGAGAAATGTAAAGGATTGTAGCAAGTCACTGCAGTAAGCACTTCCATGTAATCACACCATGCAATATATCAGAGGCACATTTTCATAATTAAGATTAAAGACAATATTTTAAGCAATTATTAAAGTTGGCTTGCTTTTTTACTCCTTAATTTGCAAGACAATTTTAGTTACCAAATTAGTGCACACCGCCTGCATTACCCAAGAGTATTTCAGCCATACCCAGCTCATTTACTAGATCTGTAAAGGTGTCCTCAATATGCCACGTTACACAGTGGTAACTCAGCTGTCAAGTAAGCCCGAGTGAAAAAGGCCAACTCATGGTACTGCTGTTCAAATAATTCCTGGCCTGCAATTTCCAAACCAGGCCTAACTCTAATTATAAGTGACAACCAGTAATTATGGACTGAGCTCCTTCTGCAGCCTGAAAGTGGTATTTTCTACAGCTCATGGGATAATCACAGAAAAGTACAATAGGAGCATGCAGAAGTTATTGACTCGTAACACACGGCAGCTGTTTAAACAACTTGGAGTTGGTTTCCCGATGACAAACTTATCAAGCCTTTGACACAATCCGTGCTTCCAGTTATGGAGACAATAcctggttttttcctttcaacaTCAGAAGATTGGTGACCTTGCCAAAGGGTAAGCCCAAAGAAATGACCTCTGCCTCCGTGACGTCACTGGGGAGCTTGCGGACGTGGATTACTCGGGATGGGATCCCGGCACTTCTGTTATCTCCTTTGAACTTTTTGCTGTCGTTTCCATTAGCTGTAAGAGGCAAGAGTTACAGCTGGTGAGAAGGGTCTGGAAGAAGAAGCATGCATCTCCCACTGCTGACCCacaggctctgctccccagccatTTACTGCACTATTACAGAGAAATTCCATAGTCTAAGTTAACTTGAGTCTGAAGATACATGGTTttactcttttttccccccaaattacACGATGGGAGTGACACAGCCAAACACCACTGCAATGGAATCAATTCTCCAGTGGCCATTTCCTAGTCTGTGTAAAGCACACACCTACCCACCCATATTTTTAGTGCAAGTCTGAGCCACTAAACCCCAACTGGTGCTTCATTCCTTTCCACCTGGCCTAGTGCTGCTGGCAGAcatctattattattattattcagcACTGTCCCACAAAAGGCCTAGTAAGTCCTGAaaataaagagattttaaaattatgactAAGAAGGAAAATCCAGGCCTCCTTGCAGTATTTATAAATTGCTGTGCTTGTTTCCATGCAATATTACCTGCAGAAGGAGAGTTGCTGCTCATGATAAAGGGTCCGTTAGTAGTAACACAAGGAGAGAaaagctcctcagctgcccgctgaaaGAGAACAGATGAGAGGTAAATGGACAGCATTTCACTCAATTCTATCCAGGCACTCCTAAAGCACAACAACtgagaaagctggagaggaGTTGAGCACAAGTGTAAGTGCAAACATACTGAGAGTGGGCAGTGAAGCTCACCTCCATGAATTAAATATCAGTCAGATCCAGTTTGGTAATGGAGCAGCACTATCCAGTATCTCTTTTCTGCTCAGCATTAGGAATCTCAGGGCTGGAGTGTTGCTGAGTTGTGTGAAGCCACTACACACAGCACTGTGCACCAACAGGCACCTTCTCCTGTCATACGTGGCAAAACAGGTTTCTGACTACTCCCGTCCCACAGAATTTTCACTCTGAAGCTGCCAAAACTATTTGGGAATGACTTGGCAGTTATGAATCAAAGCTGTGCATTTtgtgccccattcctggaagtgttcataCCCAGGCTCgtcagggcttggagcaccctgacCTGGTAGAAGGTACCTTCTGTAAAGTCACCTAAACCACTTCAACTGACCAGGACTGGTTCAACCCAAGTAttagacacaaaaaaaaaaaaaaaaccaccaaaaccaacaaCTCTAAGACAAAAGCAAATATGCCTATGAATGACTTCATAGCACAATCTACACTTGCATTCACATCTTACAATCAGCATGGCTTAATTTCAAGTAAATTACACGGAAGATTTCAAATTCCATTGTAAACAGTGAGCAAACATGATACTACAGATCTAACACACAAGAGCACTTTATCATTTTTTACATTACTCTTCCACAGAGGCGCCACACCAAAAAGCTTTCATCTATAGAAAAAAAGCTCAGAACTCATCCCTGCCTTGGCAGCTCCCACCCACCTCAATGGAAACGTACCCTGCTCCACAGCATGGCACCAGAAACCCTTATCTTCCACACGCCCTGTATCTGGTGGCACCTGCAGAAACAGGAGCTGTGCAACAACAAAAGCTCTGTGCACTCCCCCAGCAGACAGGCTGGAAAAGTAGGTCACTGAGAGCCCCAGAACACCCAGCTACAGACACatggtttagattttttttctttccccctcaaATCTTGAATTTCTCGTTTGACTACTCACTGCCAGCTCTTCAAAGAGGCTTCAAGGACTTTGATGTCCCGAAGATGAGGATCAGGCCAGGTTCCAAGCTGCGGTtcatgagctgctgctggtcacCTGCAAGCACTGACCAGCTCCCACCACAGCTCTGGCCTgggcctcctcctcctcacatgGTGCAGTCATTAGGAATGGGCCTTTTAACAGCTGTTCTAATTAGCACTTCGATTCCTGAGTGCAGCAAGAGGcaagctgggctgggaggcTATTAGACTGTGATCCCATCCTTTGATGACTCAAATTAAAGCTTAATTCGAAGGCTAGAAAAAATCCTCTGGTTTGCTGTTAGAACACCCCTGTGCCTGCACTGCTACTGCCACTCCAGCTATGGCTTTCTGTGCCATGGCCTGGGATATACCTGGCAGCTACTGACAAGAACCACTCACCAAAGCACAGCCCTACCCACAAAATCAGGTATTTCTGGCTTCATGAAGGCCTCTGCATCAGGCCTTAACAGAACTTGAATGTTTTAAAACCGCTTCTTAAATATTAACTTGTAAAATTCTGTGCATACAGAACTCTTCCAGTACAAATTGGTGTGTCTGTGCAAACATagtgggcagctcctgcagtccATCATGGAAATGCTGGGAGAATGAGCCACATATTTGGCTCTCATGGAGGCAACACTAAGAAACTATAAACTGGAAAAACAAGCATTTATACCATTATGGAAAGAACTTAGCTTTCCTAGTGGCTTgtctaaaatatatattttcttgtgTATTTGAGAACTTCCTCACAGGCAGGGATGA
Protein-coding regions in this window:
- the PTBP1 gene encoding polypyrimidine tract-binding protein 1 isoform X2, with protein sequence MSSNSPSAANGNDSKKFKGDNRSAGIPSRVIHVRKLPSDVTEAEVISLGLPFGKVTNLLMLKGKNQAFIEMNTEETANTMVNYYTTVTPVLRSQPIYIQFSNHKELKTDNSPNQARAQAALQAVTQVQAGAVALAATAAAVDAGMAMAGQSPVLRIIVENLFYPVTLDVLHQIFSKFGTVLKIITFTKNHQFQALLQYADPMSAQHAKLSLDGQNIYNACCTLRIDFSKLTSLNVKYNNDKSRDYTRPDLPSGDSQPTLDQTMAAAFGAPGIISPPYAGAGFPPTFAIPQATGLTVPSVPGALAPLAIPAAAAAAAAGRIAIPGLSGTGHSVLLVSNLIPERVTPQCLFILFGVYGDVQRVKILFNKKDNALVQMADGNQAQLAMSHLNGQKLHGKPIRITLSKHQTVQLPRENQEDHGLTKDYGTSPLHRFKKPGSKNFQNIFPPSATLHLSNIPPSVTEEDLKLLFSSNGGMVKGFKFFQKDRKMALIQMGSVEEAIQSLIDLHNHDLGENHHLRVSFSKSTI
- the PTBP1 gene encoding polypyrimidine tract-binding protein 1 isoform X1, translated to MDGIVQDITVGTKRAAEELFSPCVTTNGPFIMSSNSPSAANGNDSKKFKGDNRSAGIPSRVIHVRKLPSDVTEAEVISLGLPFGKVTNLLMLKGKNQAFIEMNTEETANTMVNYYTTVTPVLRSQPIYIQFSNHKELKTDNSPNQARAQAALQAVTQVQAGAVALAATAAAVDAGMAMAGQSPVLRIIVENLFYPVTLDVLHQIFSKFGTVLKIITFTKNHQFQALLQYADPMSAQHAKLSLDGQNIYNACCTLRIDFSKLTSLNVKYNNDKSRDYTRPDLPSGDSQPTLDQTMAAAFGAPGIISPPYAGAGFPPTFAIPQATGLTVPSVPGALAPLAIPAAAAAAAAGRIAIPGLSGTGHSVLLVSNLIPERVTPQCLFILFGVYGDVQRVKILFNKKDNALVQMADGNQAQLAMSHLNGQKLHGKPIRITLSKHQTVQLPRENQEDHGLTKDYGTSPLHRFKKPGSKNFQNIFPPSATLHLSNIPPSVTEEDLKLLFSSNGGMVKGFKFFQKDRKMALIQMGSVEEAIQSLIDLHNHDLGENHHLRVSFSKSTI